The Halobacterium litoreum genome includes a region encoding these proteins:
- the arcD gene encoding arginine/ornithine antiporter ArcD codes for MSEFTPLTYDDIDDAHRPSLREALAPVLAVVVFLGVGSGYLGLAPHGPLLWSIAFAGLFARYRLGYDWDSVYDAAASGLRMGLQAILILFVIYGLIATWTSAGTIPGLMYYGLGALTPATFLPVTAVLSAIVAFAIGSSWTTVGTLGVAFVGIGNGLGVPLAMTAGAIVSGAYAGDKQSPLSDTTNLAAAVTNADLYDHINGMRLGTAIAFGLSVVAYAVLGVLAVDGGATNVAAVSGPLADTYALGPLVFLPLVVTFGLAIRGYPALPALLAGVFAGAFTSVLAQGVSFTASWNAFLNGTSPATGSELVNGLLTTGGVSGSAWTIAVVVAALALGGLLERTGVLPTLAHHLTEAVWSPGSLVAGTGLAAVTTNAFSAQQYMSIVVPGVSLRNLYDEYGLDERDLSRAVEAAGTPTGPFFPWHAGAVFMTGVLYTSQSAAISWWWAPYYFFGILSPLVLFAMALSGHGYNQDRQSADSAVVADD; via the coding sequence ATGAGCGAGTTCACGCCTCTCACCTACGACGACATCGACGACGCCCACCGGCCGAGTCTGCGGGAAGCGCTCGCGCCGGTGCTCGCCGTCGTCGTCTTCCTCGGCGTCGGCTCCGGCTACCTCGGGCTGGCGCCCCACGGACCGCTGCTGTGGAGCATCGCGTTCGCCGGGCTGTTCGCGCGCTACCGCCTCGGCTACGACTGGGACTCGGTGTACGACGCCGCGGCCAGCGGCCTCCGCATGGGCTTACAGGCGATTCTCATCCTGTTCGTCATCTACGGCCTCATCGCGACGTGGACCAGCGCCGGCACCATCCCCGGCCTGATGTACTACGGCCTCGGCGCGCTCACGCCCGCCACCTTCCTCCCCGTCACCGCCGTCCTCTCCGCAATCGTCGCGTTCGCCATCGGCTCCTCGTGGACCACCGTCGGCACGCTCGGCGTCGCGTTCGTCGGCATCGGCAACGGCCTCGGCGTCCCGCTGGCGATGACCGCCGGCGCCATCGTCTCCGGCGCGTACGCCGGCGACAAACAGAGTCCGCTCTCGGACACCACGAACCTCGCGGCCGCCGTCACCAACGCCGACCTCTACGACCACATCAACGGCATGCGCCTCGGCACCGCCATCGCGTTCGGGCTCTCGGTCGTCGCGTACGCCGTCCTCGGCGTCCTCGCCGTCGACGGCGGCGCCACGAACGTCGCCGCCGTCAGCGGCCCGCTCGCCGACACGTACGCGCTCGGCCCGCTCGTGTTCCTGCCGCTGGTCGTCACGTTCGGCCTCGCAATCCGGGGCTACCCCGCGCTCCCCGCGCTCCTCGCCGGCGTCTTCGCCGGCGCGTTCACGTCCGTCCTCGCGCAGGGCGTCTCCTTCACCGCGTCGTGGAACGCCTTCCTCAACGGCACCAGCCCCGCGACCGGGAGCGAACTCGTCAACGGCCTCCTGACCACGGGCGGCGTCTCCGGCTCCGCGTGGACCATCGCCGTCGTCGTCGCCGCGCTCGCCCTCGGCGGCCTGCTCGAACGCACCGGCGTCCTCCCGACGCTCGCCCACCACCTCACCGAGGCCGTCTGGTCGCCCGGCTCGCTCGTCGCCGGCACCGGCCTCGCCGCCGTCACCACGAACGCCTTCTCCGCCCAGCAGTACATGAGCATCGTCGTCCCCGGCGTCAGCCTCCGGAACCTCTACGACGAGTACGGCCTCGACGAGCGCGACCTCTCGCGGGCCGTCGAAGCCGCCGGCACCCCCACCGGGCCGTTCTTCCCGTGGCACGCCGGCGCCGTCTTCATGACCGGCGTCCTCTACACCAGCCAGTCGGCCGCCATCTCGTGGTGGTGGGCGCCGTACTACTTCTTCGGCATTCTCTCCCCGCTCGTGCTGTTCGCGATGGCGCTGTCCGGCCACGGCTACAATCAGGACCGCCAGAGCGCCGACTCGGCAGTTGTCGCGGACGACTGA
- a CDS encoding OsmC family protein has translation MVERTARATWNGALPSGDGSLALGSGAFEGPYDFRSRFEEGEATNPEELLGAAHAGCFSMALAGELDRADYDPDSVETEATVHLEEGEDGWTITRSHLDTVVEVEGIDDEEFQSLAEEAKENCPVSRALGVEKTLDAELR, from the coding sequence ATGGTCGAACGAACGGCACGAGCGACGTGGAACGGCGCGCTCCCGTCCGGCGACGGGAGTCTGGCACTCGGTAGCGGCGCGTTCGAGGGCCCCTACGACTTCCGGTCGCGGTTCGAGGAGGGCGAGGCGACGAACCCCGAGGAACTGTTGGGCGCGGCCCACGCGGGCTGTTTCTCGATGGCGCTGGCCGGGGAGTTGGACCGCGCGGACTACGACCCCGACTCGGTCGAGACGGAGGCGACGGTCCACCTCGAAGAGGGCGAGGACGGCTGGACGATTACGCGCAGTCACCTCGATACGGTCGTCGAGGTCGAGGGAATCGACGACGAGGAGTTCCAATCTCTCGCCGAGGAGGCCAAGGAGAACTGTCCGGTGTCGCGAGCGCTCGGCGTGGAGAAGACGCTGGACGCGGAACTGCGCTGA
- a CDS encoding branched-chain amino acid transaminase codes for MASFSEMDVDTIWMDGEFRDWEDAQVHVLTHALHYGSGVFEGVRAYDTDNGPAIFRWEEHLDRLYESCKPYDLEIEYTPEELTEATEELLDRQDLASCYIRPIAYYGYESLGVSPGDCPTDVTIAAWPWGAYLGEDALQNGVEVMVSSWRKHASSQIPTNAKTTGLYVNSMLAGEEARRNGFTEAIVLNKEGNVAEGPGENIFLVRDDEIYTPGLSESILDGITRDTVITLAEERGYTVHDDVSISRGELHTADELFFTGSAAEVTPIRKVDNVEIGSGTRGPVTEELQSAFFDMVEAGDREEWFHYV; via the coding sequence ATGGCTAGCTTCAGCGAGATGGACGTCGACACCATCTGGATGGACGGCGAATTCCGCGACTGGGAGGACGCCCAAGTCCACGTACTCACTCACGCGCTCCACTACGGCAGCGGCGTCTTCGAGGGCGTCCGCGCGTACGACACCGACAACGGCCCCGCCATCTTCCGCTGGGAGGAACACCTCGACCGCCTCTACGAGTCCTGCAAGCCCTACGACCTCGAAATCGAGTACACGCCCGAGGAACTCACCGAGGCCACCGAGGAACTCCTCGACCGCCAGGACCTCGCGTCCTGTTACATCCGCCCCATCGCGTACTACGGCTACGAGAGCCTCGGCGTCTCCCCCGGCGACTGCCCGACCGACGTCACCATCGCCGCGTGGCCGTGGGGCGCCTACCTCGGCGAGGACGCCCTCCAGAACGGCGTCGAAGTGATGGTGTCCTCGTGGCGCAAGCACGCCTCCAGCCAGATTCCCACGAACGCCAAGACCACCGGCCTCTACGTCAACAGCATGCTCGCCGGCGAGGAAGCCCGCCGCAACGGCTTCACCGAGGCCATCGTCCTCAACAAGGAAGGCAACGTCGCGGAAGGCCCCGGCGAGAACATCTTCCTCGTGCGCGACGACGAGATTTACACGCCCGGCCTCTCCGAGAGCATCCTCGACGGCATCACCCGCGACACCGTCATCACGCTCGCCGAGGAGCGCGGCTACACCGTCCACGACGACGTCTCCATCTCGCGGGGCGAACTCCACACCGCCGACGAACTGTTCTTCACCGGCTCCGCCGCCGAAGTCACGCCCATCCGCAAGGTCGACAACGTCGAAATCGGCTCCGGCACCCGCGGCCCGGTCACCGAGGAACTCCAGTCCGCGTTCTTCGACATGGTGGAAGCCGGCGACCGCGAAGAGTGGTTCCACTACGTCTGA
- a CDS encoding GntP family permease: MLQGLPLVLLLVAAVAFIIVATAKLDLHAFLALLIAAYVTGLAAGLDPARAATLVTDGFGGILGYIGIVIIAGTIIGTCLERSGAAIVIAETILDYVGEEHTTKVMAITGSFVSIPVFCDSGFVILSGLNRSLAERSGLSLSTLAVALAGGLYVTHVFVPPTPGPIAAAGIIGADIGLVMLAGIIVSAPIVFVAAIWADRVASNYHIDPNPEMTIDEIKDEYGTMPSRAASFAPLVVPIALIALGSVAAYPEAQNPEIITGTLQRWLLFLGDPAVALLVGAFVAFGIVPDFDSSVTDEWVSDGIENAAVILAVTGAGGAFGEVLAALPLESFITDTLGGLGIGLFAAFVIAAAMKSALGSSTVAILTTASLVAPLLGSLGLNTELGQVFAVLAIGAGSMTVSHANDSYFWIITEFSDMETATAYQVWTLATLVLGVSSILWIVVLRNAAGLVF; the protein is encoded by the coding sequence ATGCTACAAGGACTCCCACTAGTACTGCTACTCGTCGCAGCGGTGGCGTTCATCATCGTCGCCACTGCGAAACTGGATCTGCACGCATTTCTCGCACTTCTCATCGCCGCCTACGTGACCGGGCTCGCCGCGGGACTCGACCCGGCGCGGGCAGCCACGCTGGTGACAGACGGATTCGGCGGCATCCTCGGCTACATCGGCATCGTCATCATCGCCGGGACGATCATCGGCACCTGTCTCGAACGCTCCGGCGCCGCGATCGTCATCGCGGAGACGATTCTCGACTACGTCGGCGAAGAGCACACGACGAAAGTGATGGCTATTACGGGGAGTTTCGTCTCCATCCCGGTGTTCTGTGACTCCGGGTTCGTCATTCTCTCCGGACTGAACCGGTCGCTCGCCGAGCGCTCCGGGCTCTCGCTGTCGACGCTCGCCGTCGCGCTCGCCGGCGGACTCTACGTCACGCACGTGTTCGTCCCGCCGACGCCCGGTCCCATCGCCGCTGCCGGGATCATCGGCGCGGACATCGGCCTCGTCATGCTCGCGGGCATCATCGTCAGCGCACCGATCGTCTTCGTCGCCGCAATCTGGGCCGACAGAGTCGCGTCGAACTACCACATCGACCCCAATCCGGAGATGACGATCGACGAAATCAAAGACGAGTACGGGACGATGCCGTCGCGCGCCGCGTCGTTCGCTCCGCTGGTCGTCCCGATTGCGCTCATCGCGCTCGGCTCCGTCGCCGCCTACCCCGAAGCGCAGAACCCCGAAATCATCACCGGGACGCTCCAGCGCTGGCTGCTGTTCCTCGGTGACCCCGCGGTCGCGCTGCTCGTCGGCGCGTTCGTCGCCTTCGGTATCGTGCCCGACTTCGACAGCAGCGTCACGGACGAGTGGGTCTCCGACGGCATCGAGAACGCCGCAGTCATCCTCGCGGTGACCGGCGCGGGCGGCGCGTTCGGCGAAGTGCTCGCCGCGCTGCCACTCGAGAGTTTCATCACCGACACGCTGGGCGGCCTCGGAATCGGGCTGTTCGCCGCGTTCGTCATCGCCGCCGCGATGAAGTCCGCACTCGGCTCCTCGACGGTCGCGATTCTGACCACGGCCAGCCTCGTCGCGCCGCTGCTCGGGTCGCTCGGCCTGAACACCGAACTCGGCCAAGTGTTCGCCGTCCTCGCAATCGGTGCGGGTAGCATGACCGTCAGCCACGCCAACGACTCCTACTTCTGGATCATCACGGAGTTCTCCGACATGGAGACGGCGACGGCCTACCAGGTCTGGACGCTCGCGACGCTGGTGCTCGGCGTCTCGAGTATCCTCTGGATCGTCGTCCTCCGGAACGCGGCGGGCCTGGTCTTCTAG
- a CDS encoding glycerate kinase type-2 family protein: MIEDDDRLASSEARETALACVEAGIEAGHPRTVVRDAVALDGDTLRIDGATYDLGEYEELVVLGGGNAAAHVAAALEGVLGDRLDGGVVVTDDPADTERVTVREGDHPVPSERGVDGTRALLAAADAADENTLVLAAITGGGSALMAAPAGDVSLADLQDATDALLASGADIHEINAVRKHLSALKGGQLARRAAPATVVSLVLSDVVGNDLSVIASGPVAPDESTFDDALAVLSRYGIDAPDAVTARLERGAAGEIDETPSADDAALAAASNHVVADGMTVLEAARETAAERGYETLVLSSRVRGEAREAATTHVAVAEEMRATGTPVSPPAVLLSGGETTVTIRGDGSGGPNQEFATSAALGLRDSGEDSDVEVTVAAVDTDGIDGATDAAGALVDGTTVEDPEVARDALAANDVYPYLESRDALVLTGPTGTNLNDLRVLVVA; encoded by the coding sequence GTGATCGAGGACGACGACCGCCTCGCCTCGAGCGAGGCGCGCGAAACCGCACTCGCGTGCGTCGAAGCCGGCATCGAGGCGGGGCACCCTCGGACGGTGGTCCGGGACGCCGTCGCACTCGACGGGGACACGCTCCGAATCGACGGCGCGACCTACGACCTCGGGGAGTACGAGGAACTGGTCGTTCTCGGCGGCGGCAACGCCGCGGCGCACGTCGCCGCCGCGCTCGAGGGGGTCCTCGGCGACAGGCTCGACGGCGGCGTCGTCGTCACGGACGACCCCGCGGACACGGAGCGCGTGACGGTCCGCGAGGGGGACCATCCGGTGCCGAGCGAGCGCGGCGTCGACGGGACCCGAGCGTTGCTCGCGGCGGCGGACGCGGCGGACGAGAACACGCTCGTCCTCGCGGCGATTACCGGCGGCGGCAGCGCGCTCATGGCTGCGCCGGCGGGGGACGTCTCGCTCGCCGACCTCCAGGACGCGACCGACGCCTTGCTCGCGAGCGGGGCCGACATCCACGAAATCAACGCGGTCCGTAAACACCTCTCTGCGCTGAAGGGCGGCCAGTTGGCTCGTCGCGCCGCCCCCGCGACGGTCGTCTCCCTCGTCCTCAGCGACGTCGTCGGGAACGACCTGAGCGTAATCGCGAGCGGACCCGTCGCTCCCGACGAGTCGACGTTCGACGACGCCCTCGCGGTCCTCAGTCGCTATGGAATCGACGCGCCCGACGCCGTCACGGCCCGCCTCGAGCGCGGCGCCGCCGGCGAAATCGACGAGACGCCGAGCGCGGACGACGCGGCGCTCGCGGCCGCCTCGAACCACGTCGTCGCCGACGGGATGACCGTACTCGAGGCGGCGCGGGAGACGGCGGCCGAGCGCGGCTACGAGACGCTCGTGCTCTCCTCGCGGGTTCGCGGTGAGGCCCGCGAAGCGGCGACGACACACGTCGCCGTCGCGGAGGAAATGCGGGCGACCGGCACGCCGGTTTCGCCGCCGGCTGTACTGCTGTCCGGCGGTGAGACGACGGTGACGATTCGCGGGGACGGGTCGGGCGGCCCGAACCAGGAGTTCGCGACGAGCGCGGCGCTCGGTCTCCGTGACAGCGGCGAGGACAGCGACGTCGAAGTCACGGTCGCGGCCGTCGACACCGACGGAATCGACGGTGCGACCGACGCGGCGGGCGCACTGGTCGACGGGACGACCGTCGAGGACCCCGAGGTGGCACGGGATGCGCTCGCGGCGAACGACGTGTATCCGTACCTCGAATCTCGGGACGCGCTCGTGCTGACGGGCCCGACCGGCACGAATCTGAACGACCTGCGGGTGCTGGTCGTCGCCTAG
- a CDS encoding DUF502 domain-containing protein — MTSWKRDFASGLVVLVPILVTLYVIYWLFGFVAEFALLATNIDDPAVAVALSLLVFVLLVFSVGYLMRTAVGGIVEGLIDDLINRLPILRVIYNASKMAVETVLSSSTEEFQKPVKIEPWEGMRMTAFKTGKTTDDGREVVFMPTAPNITTGFVIELEPEDIVDEDESVESALTRVLSAGFGKEETDMDDIDEYVGDE; from the coding sequence ATGACTTCGTGGAAGCGGGACTTCGCGAGCGGGCTCGTCGTGCTCGTGCCGATTCTGGTCACGCTGTACGTCATCTACTGGCTGTTCGGGTTCGTCGCGGAGTTCGCGTTGCTCGCGACGAACATCGACGACCCCGCGGTCGCGGTCGCGCTGTCGCTTCTGGTGTTCGTGTTGCTGGTGTTCTCGGTGGGCTACCTGATGCGGACCGCGGTCGGCGGCATCGTCGAGGGCCTCATCGACGACCTCATCAACCGCCTGCCGATTCTGCGCGTCATCTACAACGCCTCGAAGATGGCCGTCGAGACCGTCCTGTCGAGTAGCACCGAGGAGTTCCAGAAGCCGGTGAAAATCGAGCCGTGGGAGGGGATGCGGATGACGGCGTTCAAGACCGGGAAGACGACCGACGACGGCCGCGAGGTCGTGTTCATGCCGACCGCGCCGAACATCACCACCGGGTTCGTCATCGAACTCGAACCCGAGGACATCGTCGACGAGGACGAGAGCGTGGAGAGCGCGCTCACGCGAGTGTTGAGCGCCGGGTTCGGGAAGGAGGAGACAGACATGGACGACATCGACGAGTACGTCGGCGACGAGTGA
- a CDS encoding proline dehydrogenase family protein produces the protein MIPPIASRFVAGESPAEALEHVEDLNDRDVNAILNLLGEHYEQRPPADDDAKAYRDLVADIGHSGVDACISVKPSQIGLDVGDEVFAENLEGIVEVADEHGVFTWIDMEDHETTDATLDAFEDLTTEYGGGVGVCIQANLKRTEDDLERLADLPGKVRLVKGAYDEPKDIAYKQKERVNEAYRDYLEYMFREFEDGVAVGSHDPEMISYAEELHDEYGTDYEVQMLMGVRDDAQYNLAAEGVEVWQYVPYGGKWFSYFYRRAMERKENMLFALRAVLGR, from the coding sequence ATGATTCCCCCCATCGCGAGCCGGTTCGTGGCCGGCGAGTCGCCGGCGGAGGCCCTCGAACACGTCGAGGACTTGAACGACCGGGACGTGAACGCGATTCTGAATCTGCTCGGCGAGCACTACGAGCAGCGCCCGCCGGCCGACGACGACGCGAAGGCGTACCGCGACCTCGTGGCCGACATCGGGCACAGCGGTGTGGACGCCTGCATCTCGGTGAAGCCGTCCCAAATCGGGCTGGACGTGGGCGACGAGGTGTTCGCCGAGAACCTCGAAGGCATCGTGGAGGTCGCCGACGAGCACGGCGTGTTCACGTGGATAGACATGGAGGACCACGAGACGACGGACGCCACGCTGGACGCGTTCGAGGACCTCACGACGGAGTACGGGGGCGGCGTCGGCGTGTGCATTCAGGCGAATCTCAAGCGCACCGAGGACGACCTCGAACGCCTCGCGGACCTTCCGGGGAAGGTCCGCCTCGTGAAGGGCGCGTACGACGAACCGAAGGACATCGCGTACAAGCAAAAGGAGCGCGTGAACGAGGCGTACCGCGACTACCTCGAGTACATGTTCCGGGAGTTCGAGGACGGCGTGGCGGTGGGGAGTCACGACCCCGAGATGATTTCGTACGCCGAGGAACTCCACGACGAGTACGGCACCGACTACGAGGTCCAGATGCTGATGGGGGTGCGCGACGACGCGCAGTACAACCTCGCGGCGGAGGGCGTGGAGGTCTGGCAGTACGTGCCCTACGGCGGGAAGTGGTTCTCGTACTTCTACCGGCGCGCGATGGAGCGAAAGGAGAACATGCTGTTCGCGCTGCGGGCGGTTCTCGGGCGGTAG
- a CDS encoding CDP-2,3-bis-(O-geranylgeranyl)-sn-glycerol synthase encodes MNLAATVAVAFWAMLPAYVPNNAAVLAGGGRPIDGGRTLGGRRVLGDGKTWRGTLVGTLAGVALAVALNAVEPAASDALGVALPEFPPAAMVALAFGAMLGDILASFLKRRTGRERGAAFPLVDQLDFVVVSLTLAALAAPAWFGDTFTLDVLLAVLVLTPVLHVATNVAAYLLGLKNEPY; translated from the coding sequence ATGAACCTCGCAGCCACCGTCGCCGTCGCGTTCTGGGCGATGCTCCCCGCGTACGTCCCGAACAACGCCGCGGTGCTCGCCGGCGGCGGCCGCCCCATCGACGGCGGCCGCACGCTCGGCGGCCGACGCGTCCTCGGCGACGGCAAGACGTGGCGCGGCACGCTCGTCGGCACGCTCGCCGGCGTCGCGCTCGCCGTCGCCCTCAACGCCGTCGAACCCGCCGCAAGCGACGCACTCGGCGTCGCGCTCCCCGAGTTCCCGCCCGCCGCCATGGTCGCGCTCGCGTTCGGCGCGATGCTCGGCGACATCCTCGCGTCCTTCCTGAAGCGACGGACGGGCCGCGAACGCGGCGCCGCCTTCCCCCTCGTCGACCAACTCGACTTCGTCGTCGTCTCCCTCACGCTCGCCGCGCTCGCCGCCCCCGCGTGGTTCGGCGACACCTTCACTCTCGACGTCCTCCTCGCCGTCCTCGTCCTCACCCCCGTCCTCCACGTCGCCACCAACGTGGCTGCGTACCTCCTCGGCCTGAAAAACGAGCCATACTAG
- a CDS encoding GNAT family N-acetyltransferase, whose protein sequence is MRLREATPDDATAVRRVADAAWHDAHADIVGADAVEEFLATYYDPEDLRERFGTGDSVTFVAEDDDVVAYASGVPSDDGYTLGSLYVHPDRQGEGVGSRLLARVEDAARDAGYDALDLVVMAENDDTIAFYEAKGYERAGDHHDELLDVDGYVYEKPL, encoded by the coding sequence GTGCGACTGCGCGAAGCGACGCCGGACGACGCGACGGCGGTCCGCCGCGTCGCGGACGCGGCGTGGCACGACGCCCACGCCGATATCGTCGGCGCCGACGCCGTCGAGGAGTTCCTCGCGACGTACTACGACCCCGAGGACCTCCGCGAGCGATTCGGTACCGGCGACAGCGTGACGTTCGTCGCCGAGGACGACGATGTGGTCGCGTACGCCAGCGGCGTCCCGAGCGACGACGGCTACACGCTCGGGTCGCTGTACGTCCACCCCGACCGGCAGGGCGAGGGCGTCGGGAGCCGACTGCTCGCGCGCGTCGAGGACGCGGCCCGCGACGCCGGCTACGACGCACTCGACCTCGTGGTGATGGCCGAGAACGACGACACCATCGCGTTCTACGAGGCGAAGGGCTACGAGCGGGCCGGCGACCACCACGACGAACTGCTCGACGTGGACGGCTACGTGTACGAGAAACCACTCTGA
- the pyrE gene encoding orotate phosphoribosyltransferase, producing MANDDLIQSLRDADAVQYGEFELSHGGTSDYYVDKYLFETDPECLRAIAAAFAERIDDDTKLGGVALGGVPLAAATAVEAGVPYVIARKQAKEYGTGNRIEGRLDEGEEVVVVEDIATTGQSAVDAVEALREAGAEVNRALLVVDREEGGRELLAEHGVEMEALVTASDLLDAE from the coding sequence ATGGCGAACGACGACCTCATCCAGTCCCTCCGCGACGCGGACGCCGTGCAGTACGGCGAGTTCGAACTCTCGCACGGCGGCACGTCGGACTACTACGTGGACAAGTACCTCTTCGAGACCGACCCCGAGTGCCTGCGCGCAATCGCCGCGGCGTTCGCCGAGCGCATCGACGACGACACGAAACTGGGCGGCGTCGCGCTCGGCGGCGTCCCGCTCGCCGCGGCGACCGCCGTCGAGGCGGGCGTGCCCTACGTCATCGCGCGCAAGCAAGCCAAGGAGTACGGCACCGGGAACCGAATCGAGGGCCGCCTCGACGAGGGCGAGGAGGTCGTCGTCGTGGAGGACATCGCGACGACCGGCCAGTCCGCCGTGGACGCCGTCGAAGCGCTCCGCGAGGCGGGCGCGGAAGTGAACCGCGCGCTGCTCGTGGTGGACCGCGAGGAGGGCGGGCGCGAACTGCTCGCGGAGCACGGCGTCGAGATGGAGGCGCTCGTGACGGCCAGCGACCTGCTGGACGCCGAATAA
- a CDS encoding phosphoribosyltransferase family protein, with product MNRAEKATLQLQAVAVLRTLKETRTYDELSAETGLPAGDLNRYVNGHVLPSEDRASEVVGDAGADLLREELTDRVRLDDEGYVDNSEVVFDQSFLDLVAPVAAETFDFDQPDVVLTAATDGITLAAALASYYGARCAYAKKSKETAVEEFIEARQRLDSGIELTYYLPASALDAGDTVLVVDDLIRSGETQELLLDIAAAADADVTGVFALIAAGDEGVERARDLTDAPVGALANLD from the coding sequence ATGAACCGAGCCGAGAAGGCCACGCTGCAGTTGCAGGCGGTCGCCGTCCTGCGGACGCTCAAGGAGACGCGCACCTACGACGAACTCTCCGCGGAGACCGGTCTCCCCGCGGGCGACCTGAACCGCTACGTGAACGGCCACGTCCTCCCGAGCGAGGACCGCGCCAGCGAGGTCGTCGGCGACGCCGGCGCCGACCTCCTGCGCGAGGAACTCACTGACCGCGTGCGCCTCGACGACGAGGGGTACGTCGACAACTCCGAGGTCGTCTTCGACCAGTCGTTCCTCGACTTGGTGGCGCCGGTCGCCGCCGAGACGTTCGACTTCGACCAGCCCGACGTGGTGCTCACCGCCGCCACCGACGGCATCACGCTCGCCGCGGCGCTCGCCTCCTACTACGGCGCCCGGTGTGCGTACGCGAAGAAGTCCAAGGAGACCGCCGTCGAGGAGTTCATCGAGGCCCGCCAGCGCCTCGATTCGGGCATCGAACTGACCTACTACCTCCCGGCGTCGGCGCTCGACGCGGGCGACACCGTGCTCGTCGTGGACGACCTGATTCGCTCGGGCGAGACTCAGGAACTCCTCCTCGACATCGCGGCCGCCGCGGACGCCGACGTGACCGGCGTGTTCGCGCTCATCGCGGCCGGCGACGAGGGCGTCGAGCGCGCCCGCGACCTCACCGACGCCCCGGTCGGCGCGCTCGCGAACCTCGACTGA
- a CDS encoding NCS2 family permease produces the protein MGLADYFALDEHDTDVGTELVAGVTTFLTMSYIVVVNPAILSNAIQIDGVSANRTFQMIAVVTLVAAGTATLVMALYANRPFAQAPGLGLNAFFAFTVVLGLGIPWQTALAAVVVEGIIFIVLTAVGAREYIIKLFPEPVKLSVGAGIGLFLAIIGLEEMRVVVGDPATFLTFSPVFASDPVAVVSVVGLFLTLALYARDVPGSIVVGIVATSLMGYAASAMGYTAYAAEKATELYGVTLQSPVPLAPDAPITYNAASYDISPLAGAFITGLQNVEGVSFALIVFTFFFVDFFDTAGTLVGVGQAGGFLDEDGNLPDVDKPLMADAVGTTVGGMLGTSTVTTYIESATGVEEGGRTGLTALVVAVLFFASLAVVPLAVAVPTYASHLVLVVVGVIMLSNVAEIAWDDVTFAVPAALTVLVMPFTFSIAYGLAAGIVSYPLVKAAVGEVDDVHVGQWVLAALFVLYFYVRTSGVLSAAV, from the coding sequence ATGGGGCTCGCTGACTACTTCGCACTCGACGAACACGACACGGACGTCGGGACGGAACTCGTCGCCGGCGTCACCACGTTCCTAACGATGTCTTACATCGTCGTGGTGAATCCGGCCATCCTCTCGAACGCCATCCAGATAGACGGCGTCAGCGCGAACCGCACCTTCCAGATGATTGCGGTCGTCACGCTCGTCGCCGCCGGGACGGCGACGCTCGTGATGGCGCTGTACGCCAATAGACCGTTCGCGCAGGCGCCCGGCCTCGGCCTCAACGCCTTCTTCGCGTTCACGGTCGTCCTCGGCCTCGGCATCCCGTGGCAGACGGCGCTCGCCGCCGTCGTCGTGGAGGGTATCATCTTCATCGTGCTCACCGCCGTCGGCGCCCGCGAGTACATCATCAAACTGTTCCCCGAACCGGTGAAACTCTCCGTCGGCGCCGGTATCGGCCTCTTCCTCGCCATCATCGGCCTCGAAGAGATGCGGGTCGTCGTCGGCGACCCCGCCACCTTCCTCACGTTCAGTCCGGTGTTCGCCAGCGACCCCGTCGCCGTCGTTAGCGTCGTCGGCCTGTTCCTCACGCTCGCGCTGTACGCCCGCGACGTGCCCGGCAGCATCGTCGTCGGCATCGTCGCCACCTCCCTGATGGGGTACGCCGCCAGCGCGATGGGGTACACCGCGTACGCCGCCGAGAAAGCCACCGAACTGTACGGCGTCACGCTCCAGTCGCCGGTGCCGCTCGCGCCCGACGCGCCGATTACGTACAACGCCGCGAGTTACGACATCTCGCCGCTGGCCGGCGCGTTCATCACGGGTCTCCAGAACGTCGAGGGCGTGTCCTTCGCGCTCATCGTGTTCACGTTCTTCTTCGTGGACTTCTTCGACACCGCGGGCACGCTCGTCGGCGTCGGACAGGCCGGCGGCTTCCTCGACGAGGACGGCAACCTCCCCGACGTGGACAAGCCGCTGATGGCCGACGCCGTCGGCACCACCGTCGGCGGGATGCTCGGCACCTCCACCGTCACCACGTACATCGAGTCCGCGACGGGCGTCGAGGAGGGCGGTCGAACCGGTCTCACCGCGCTCGTCGTCGCGGTGTTGTTCTTCGCGAGTCTCGCCGTCGTCCCGCTGGCCGTCGCCGTGCCGACGTACGCGAGCCACCTCGTGCTCGTCGTGGTCGGCGTCATCATGCTCTCGAACGTCGCGGAAATCGCGTGGGACGACGTGACGTTCGCGGTGCCCGCCGCGCTCACCGTGCTCGTGATGCCGTTCACGTTCAGCATCGCGTACGGCCTCGCCGCCGGCATCGTCTCCTACCCGCTCGTGAAGGCCGCCGTCGGCGAAGTCGACGACGTCCACGTCGGCCAGTGGGTGCTCGCTGCGCTGTTCGTGCTCTACTTCTACGTCCGCACGAGCGGCGTGCTCTCGGCCGCGGTGTAG